The Streptomyces sp. JB150 genomic interval TCGGGGGTGCGGGCGATCAGCCGGTCGCGGTCGTCGACGTCACCGCCCACCCAGTAGGGGATGCCGCACGCCGAGTACGAGGTGAAGTGGCCCCGCTCGAACGCCGTGATCTCCAGTTCGCCGGGGCCCTTCAGGCGGCGGGCCTGGGACGCCGCGGACATTCCCGCGGCGTCCCCGCCGATCACCACCAGACGCTGCCGGGCACCCTTCGGACGGTTCGTACGGCTCATGTTCATGCGAACACGCTACGGGGGCCCGGGATTTCAGTCGCGCGGCCCTTCCTGTTCCGCGCGCCGCGTCTCCTCGCTGATCGCGGACGCAGGTGTCTCCTCCCCGGACCTGCCGGGCTCATCGGTCCAGCCGGGCCCGCGTCCGTGCGCGGGCAGCGGGCCGAGCGCCGTGACCGCGGCCGGCTCCGCCGCGCGGTGTGCCCGCCGGGGCCGGACGAGCCGCAGCCACGCCAGCACCAGCAGGGCCGCCAGCGCGGCGAAGGGCAGCACCGCGGCGAGCGCCACGACGATCCAGCGCAGCATTCCGAGGAACGCCGCCCAGCCGCCGCCGAGCGCGTCCGCGACGCCCGGGTCGTCGTCGGCGGCGTCCTGCACCGCCGGCGTCTCGTTCAGCGACACGGTGATCGTCGCCAGACTCGTCCGGTCCTTCAGCGACGCCTGCCGGGCGAGCAGTGACTCCAGGTCGGCCTGCCGGCTGCTCAGCTCGCCCTCCAGGGTCACCACGTCGCCGAGCTTGGTCGCCTCCTCCATCAGCGCGCGGATCCGCTCCACGCTGGCCCGCTGGGTGCGGATCCGGCTCTCCACGTCGACGACCTGCTCGGTGACGTCCTGCGCCTTCGCGGTGCGCTCCAGCAGCCGGCCCGTGCCCTCCAGGTCCTCCAGCACCTCCTCGTACCGGTCGACCGGCACCCGCAGCACCAGCTCGGTGTACTCCTCGTCGTCGTTGCGGTGGGTGGTCTCCCGGCCGACGTGGCCGCCCGCGCCCTCGGCGATCGCGCGGGTCTCGGCGAGCGCCCGGGGCACGTCCTTCACCTGCACGGTCAGGGACGCGGTGCGGATGATGTGGCTCGCGGCGGGCTTCGGCGCCTTGTCCTGCGCGGTCCGGGACCGGCTGCCGGAGGAGCCCTCCGCGTAGCCCGCCCCCGCGTCGGCGGCCTTGGCCCCCTTGTCGGCGGCCCCGGACGCGTCGCCCTCGCCGCTGCATCCGGTGGCCGCGAGGGCGGTGGCCAGCAGCAGCCCGGCGAGATACCGGACGGGTCGTCGGGCGGAGTGTCGAGTGCGCATACGGGTGTACCCCCCGGGTGTCGGTGCGACGGACATTCCTGTGACGCGCGGGCACCGGCGAACGTTTGGCGCGCCAGGCCTCGAACCGGTCACGGTCGGGCCTCGGCCGGGACACGGCCCGCGAGCGGCACTGTCAGTGGTGTTTGAGAGGGTGAGGGCATGAGCGGAGTACGGAACGGCGACGGCGGACGGGTCGTCGTCATCGGAGCGGGCATCGCCGGGCTGGCCGCCGCCCACCGGCTGCTGGAGCGCGGGGCGCGGGTGACCGTGCTGGAGGCGTCCGACCGGGTCGGCGGCAAGCTGCTGCCCGGCGAGATCGCGGGCGTACGGGTCGACCTCGGCGCCGAGTCCCTGCTGGCCCGCCGCCCCGAGGCGATCGGCCTCGCCCGCGAGGTGGGCCTCGCCGGCCGGCTCCAGCCGCCCGCCACCAGCACCGCCGCACTGTGGACCCGCGGAGTCCTGCGCCCCATGCCCAAGGGCCACGTCATGGGCGTCCCCGGCACCGCCGAAGCCCTGTCCGGCGTCCTCTCCGAGGAGGGCGTGCGCCGCATCGAGCGGGACGCCGAACTGCCCCGCACCGAGGTCGGCGACGACATCGCGGTCGGGGAGTACGTGGCGGCCAGGCTGGGCCGCGAGGTCGTCGACCGCCTTGTCGAACCCCTGCTCGGCGGGGTCTACGCGGGCGACGCCTACCGGCTGTCCCTGCGCTCCGCCGTCCCCCAGCTCTTCGAGGCCGCCCGCACCCACACCTCGCTCACCGAGGCCGTCCGGGAAATCCAGGCCAAGGCGGCGGCGAACCCGCGGACCGGCCCCGTCTTCATGGGCCTGGAGGGCGGCGTCGGCACCCTGCCGCTCGCCGTCGCCGACTCGGTGCGCTCCCGCGGCGGCGAGATCCTGACCCGGACGCCGGCGACCGAGCTGCGCCGGGACACCGGCACGGGCTGGCGGATCACCGCGGGCGGCCGCACGCTGCACGCGGACGCCGTGGTCGTCGCCGTCCCCGCGCCGGCCGCCGCCGGCCTGCTGCGCGCCGAGGCCCCCGCGGCCGCGGCCGAGCTGGCGGCCGTGGAGTACGCGTCGATGGCGCTGATCACCCTCGCCTACCGCCGCGCCGACGTCCGCCTCCCCGAGGGCAGCGGCTTCCTGGTCCCCCCGGTCGACGGCCGCACCATCAAGGCGGCCACGTTCGCCTCCCACAAGTGGGCCTGGATCGCCGAGGAGGACCCCGGCACGGTGGTCCTGCGCACCTCGGTCGGACGCTACGGCGAGACGGAGATCCTCGGCCGCGACGACGCCGGCCTGGTCGCCGTCTCCCGCCACGACCTCGCGGCGGCCACCGGCCTCGACGCCGCCCCCGTCGCCACCCGCGTCACCCGCTGGGACGGCGGCCTGCCGCAGTACCCGGTCGGCCACCACGCGCGCGTGGCCCGCGTCCGCGGCCACCTCGCCGGCCTGCCCGGCCTCGCCGTCTGCGGCGCGGCCTACGACGGCGTCGGCGTCCCCGCGTGCGTCGCGAGCGCGTACGCCGCGGTGGACCAGCTGGCCGGTGACCTGCGCGGTGTGGAGCAGCTCACCGCCCACCCGGTGCAGAGCCTGCACGGCGGAGCGGGAGAATGAGGGACATGAGTGACGACGCCACCACCCCCGGCCGGATCCCGAACAAGGGCAAGCTGGCCAAGGACCTCAACGAGGTCATCCGCTACACCCTGTGGTCCGTGTTCAAGCTGAAGGACGTCCTCCCCGAGGACCGCGCGGGCTACGCCGAAGAGGTCCAGGAGCTGTTCGACCAGCTCGCCGCGAAGGACGTGACGATCCGCGGCACCTACGACGTCTCGGGTCTGCGCGCCGACGCCGACCTGATGATCTGGTGGCACGCCGAGACCAGCGACCAGCTGCAGGAGGCCTACAACCTCTTCCGCCGCACCCGCCTGGGCCGCGCGCTGACGCCGGTGTGGTCCAACATGGCGCTGCACCGCCCGGCCGAGTTCAACCGCTCGCACATCCCGGCGTTCCTCGCCGACGAGACGCCCCGCGACTACGTCAGCGTCTACCCCTTCGTGCGCTCCTACGACTGGTACCTCCTGCCGGAGGAGGACCGCCGCCGCATGCTCGCCGACCACGGCAAGATGGCCCGCGGCTACCCGGACGTCCGCGCCAACACCGTCGCCTCCTTCTCGCTCGGCGACTACGAGTGGATCCTCGCCTTCGAGGCCGACGAGCTGTACCGGATCGTCGACCTCATGCGCCACCTGCGCGCCTCCGAGGCCCGCTTGCACGTCCGCGAGGAAGTCCCCTTCTTCACCGGCCGCCGCAAGTCGGTGGCCGACCTGGTGGCCGGGCTCGCCTGACGAGCCGTCACCGCGCGGCGCGCGGTTCCGGCTCCGGGTGCGGCGCGCACGCGGCGCGCCGCCCCGGCACCCGGCCCTCCAGGAGGTACGCCTCGACGTGCCCGTTCACACACGCGTTGGGGCCGCCCACGATGCCGTGCGTCCCGGCGTCCCGCTCGGTGACCAGCACCGACCCCGACAGCCGCCGGTGCAGCTCCAGCGCCCCCTCGTACGGCGCCGCGGCATCCCGCTCCGCCGCCAGAATCAGGGTCGGCGGCAGCTCGCCGGGCCCGGTCCGCACGTCCAGCGGCTGCTGGCGCGGCGCCGCCCAGTACGCGCACGGCAGGTTCATCCAGACGTTGTCCCACGTCTCGAACGGCGCCACCCGCGCCAGCCGCGTGTTGTCCCGGTCCCACACCTCCCACTGGGTCGGCCAGGGGGCGTCGTTGCACTCCACGGCCGTGTAGACCGCGCTCGCGTTCTCCGCCTCGGCCGCCGCCTCCCGGCGCGGCGCGGCCAGGTCGACCAGCGGCTGCGGATCGCCCTTCAGGTACGCCGACAGCGCGTGCGCCCGCCCCGGCCAGTAGTCGTCGTAGTACCCGGCCTGGAGGAACAGGTTCTGCAGCTGCCCCGGCCCGGCCTTCCCGCCGGCCGGCTCCGCGGCCAGCCGCGCCCGCGCCCGGTCGTAGCTGCGCTGCACGGCCTGTTCGGTCTCGCCCAGCCCGTACACGCCGTGGTGCCGGGCGATCCACTCCTTCACCTCCGTCCAGCGCTCCTCGAACGCCGCCGACTGGGCGAGGTTGTTGCGGTACCAAATCTGCGCCGGGTCCGGGTTCACCGCCGAGTCGAACACCATCCGCCGTACGTGCGAGGGGAACAGGGTGGCGTACAGCGCCCCGAAGTAGGTGCCGTACGAGGACCCGAGGAACGTCAGTCTCTCCTCGCCCAGCGCGGCGCGCAGCACGTCCAGGTCGCGGGCGTTGTTGAGGGAGTGGTAGTGGCGCAGCGCGTCACCGGACCGCTCGGCGCAGCCGCGCGCGTACGCCTTGGCCTGCGCGATGCGTTCGCGCTTGTACGACTCCGAGGGGTGGGTGGGTGCCTGGGTGGGGCCCTTGAAGACGTCCTTCGGGTCGCGGCAGGACAGCGGGGCGGACCGGCCGACGCCGCGCGGCGCGTAGCCGACCAGGTCGTAGGCGGCGGCGATGCGCTTCCACTCGGGCAGCCTGCCGACCAGCGGGAAGTGGAAGCCGGAGGCGCCGGGGCCGCCGGGGTTGAAGACGAGGGCGCCCTGCCGGGGCACCTTGTGCTTGCTGTTGCCCGGGTCGCGCTGGGTGGCCCGGACCCGGCTGACGGCCAGCTCGATCTGCCGGCCGCCCGGCCGCGCGTAGTCGAGCGGGACGCGTACCGTGCCGCATTCCATCCGGCCCGGCAGGTCCTGGCCGGCGCCGTCGCACGGGCCGAACTCGACGCCCCGCACGGCCGCCCGGGCGACGGCCACCGCGGTGCCGCTCGCCTCCGGGGGCGCCGGGGAGCGGGGAGCGCTGCCGGCGGGGGCGGCGGCGAGGGTGGTCAGCAGCAGGGACCCGGCGGCCGTGTAGAGGGCGGCAGCTCTCATCGCGTACTCCCTTTCGGTGCGCGGCAGCGACAAAAGGGATGTTTCGTTCGCGTGTCACCGAAGGCAAGCACCGGGGGCCCGGTGTCGCCGCGTGCTTCCGCACGCCCCCCGAACAGGTGTCACCGGAATGTTCGGCGGGGCGGGGCGGGGCGGAAGGAGGGACCGGCGCCGGGTCAGTGCCGGCGG includes:
- a CDS encoding DUF4349 domain-containing protein, with product MRTRHSARRPVRYLAGLLLATALAATGCSGEGDASGAADKGAKAADAGAGYAEGSSGSRSRTAQDKAPKPAASHIIRTASLTVQVKDVPRALAETRAIAEGAGGHVGRETTHRNDDEEYTELVLRVPVDRYEEVLEDLEGTGRLLERTAKAQDVTEQVVDVESRIRTQRASVERIRALMEEATKLGDVVTLEGELSSRQADLESLLARQASLKDRTSLATITVSLNETPAVQDAADDDPGVADALGGGWAAFLGMLRWIVVALAAVLPFAALAALLVLAWLRLVRPRRAHRAAEPAAVTALGPLPAHGRGPGWTDEPGRSGEETPASAISEETRRAEQEGPRD
- the hemG gene encoding protoporphyrinogen oxidase; amino-acid sequence: MSGVRNGDGGRVVVIGAGIAGLAAAHRLLERGARVTVLEASDRVGGKLLPGEIAGVRVDLGAESLLARRPEAIGLAREVGLAGRLQPPATSTAALWTRGVLRPMPKGHVMGVPGTAEALSGVLSEEGVRRIERDAELPRTEVGDDIAVGEYVAARLGREVVDRLVEPLLGGVYAGDAYRLSLRSAVPQLFEAARTHTSLTEAVREIQAKAAANPRTGPVFMGLEGGVGTLPLAVADSVRSRGGEILTRTPATELRRDTGTGWRITAGGRTLHADAVVVAVPAPAAAGLLRAEAPAAAAELAAVEYASMALITLAYRRADVRLPEGSGFLVPPVDGRTIKAATFASHKWAWIAEEDPGTVVLRTSVGRYGETEILGRDDAGLVAVSRHDLAAATGLDAAPVATRVTRWDGGLPQYPVGHHARVARVRGHLAGLPGLAVCGAAYDGVGVPACVASAYAAVDQLAGDLRGVEQLTAHPVQSLHGGAGE
- the hemQ gene encoding hydrogen peroxide-dependent heme synthase: MSDDATTPGRIPNKGKLAKDLNEVIRYTLWSVFKLKDVLPEDRAGYAEEVQELFDQLAAKDVTIRGTYDVSGLRADADLMIWWHAETSDQLQEAYNLFRRTRLGRALTPVWSNMALHRPAEFNRSHIPAFLADETPRDYVSVYPFVRSYDWYLLPEEDRRRMLADHGKMARGYPDVRANTVASFSLGDYEWILAFEADELYRIVDLMRHLRASEARLHVREEVPFFTGRRKSVADLVAGLA
- a CDS encoding alpha/beta hydrolase, which produces MRAAALYTAAGSLLLTTLAAAPAGSAPRSPAPPEASGTAVAVARAAVRGVEFGPCDGAGQDLPGRMECGTVRVPLDYARPGGRQIELAVSRVRATQRDPGNSKHKVPRQGALVFNPGGPGASGFHFPLVGRLPEWKRIAAAYDLVGYAPRGVGRSAPLSCRDPKDVFKGPTQAPTHPSESYKRERIAQAKAYARGCAERSGDALRHYHSLNNARDLDVLRAALGEERLTFLGSSYGTYFGALYATLFPSHVRRMVFDSAVNPDPAQIWYRNNLAQSAAFEERWTEVKEWIARHHGVYGLGETEQAVQRSYDRARARLAAEPAGGKAGPGQLQNLFLQAGYYDDYWPGRAHALSAYLKGDPQPLVDLAAPRREAAAEAENASAVYTAVECNDAPWPTQWEVWDRDNTRLARVAPFETWDNVWMNLPCAYWAAPRQQPLDVRTGPGELPPTLILAAERDAAAPYEGALELHRRLSGSVLVTERDAGTHGIVGGPNACVNGHVEAYLLEGRVPGRRAACAPHPEPEPRAAR